The DNA window GCTAGAGCTGAGGGAGAAGGGGACGCAGAAGTACGTGCTTGACAGGCTCATGAGCAGACAGGAGTTCTATGACCTGATAGGCTACTACGAATACGAGAAAAGGGACTCCGAGGTGGCTGAGAAGGCTGAGGCGCTGGTGAGCAGACTTAAGGAGAAGAGTAAGTCGGGCTGAGATTTAGCTCCTCCTTTAAGAGCGCGCAGGCGCTCAGGGCCAGCATTCTGTTGAGCTTTTTGCAGAGGTGGTGCGGGGGGTGGGCTTCGAACCCACGCAGGCCTACGCCATCGGGCCCTCAGCCCGACCCCTTTGACCAGGCTCGGGCACCCCCGCGCCAGGAGTTTCTCGTATCAGAAGGCTATTAAATGATTTCGCCTATTTTAACTCTGCAGCTAGTCTAGAGTAATAAGGTGCAGCTGACTTGAACGGACAGGACAAGAAGGGGGGCGTTAACAAGGCGATAAACAGGCTCTTGATAAACATGACGGTGAGGACCCTGTGGATCTACGTCCTGGCAACGCTAAGAGAAGGCCCTACGTACCCCTACCACCTCAAGAAGATTATAAGGCAGAAATTTTCATTCAGCCCTCCTACAGTGACTCTTTATACTGTTGTCTACAAGCTTGAGAAGGACGGTCTCATAGAGAAGACTCCTGACGGCATGTATAGGATAACTGAGGAGGGGGCGAACGCCCTTGACATGGGATCCAGGCTTCTGCTCGACATGGCTCACAGGGTCAGTAGGCTCAGCGCCAGTGCCGTCACCGTAGAGGAAGCTAAGGCTTCCTCTAACGAGGGGCCTCAGTGAGATCGGTGCTCCTCACTTCTAACTCGGAGCAGGTCAGCTATATCATAGGCCCCTTAAAAGCGGGGCGACCAGTGTAAATAAGGCTTCCTGCTAGAAGGGGCTTGGCGGGCCGCGTGACAGAGGAGGGCCTGAAGGAGGTCGTAGTAGAGTACGCGGGGTCTAGGTTTAGAGCGTACTTAGATGCTGCCTCAGGTCTCCTCCTGTGCCCTATCTGCAGAAGAGCCAGACTAGCTTCACCAGAGGACCTGGTCGCGCACATATTAGCTCATGCAACAAGGGCTTTAGACATGAGGAGGGAGCCGCCTAAGAGGGAGCACGGCGCCGCCTCAGAGAGCTCGTCAGAGGAGGAGGGTTAACGGCAGTCAGCAAAGGCGTGGATCCCTCAGCTGTGAGCCTCAAAGGCTCGCTGACGACTCTTAGCAGCGTTTCAAGCGGCTCCCATCTGATGGAAACGCTATTATAGGGAAGGGAAGATATAAGTCTATGAGGCTCTCGGCTGACCTCCTCCCCGCCCTGAGGGGCGAGGCTCTTGGGGCAAGGTCCCTCAAATATCTATTTCAGGTTATAACCTCCTTGCGCTGTACCAATGTAGATGCTTTATGAGGCTGGAGTGCGGCGATATCCCCTACTACCTCGAGGTACCTGAGGGGCTTAGGCTTAAACTTAGCGGCCTGAAGGCCATGCTTCAGTTGCCTGACGGGCTGAAGCAGTACTCTAACATCATTGCAGGCTGCGTCTCTGAGTACACAGGCGCCACAGTCGTGGTTCAGGGTGACAGCGTGTTTGGGGCATGTGACCTGCATTACCAGGAGCTTCTGCAGTTTAATGACATAGACGCTATACTTCACGTCGGTCACACTCCGTATCCGGACTACCTCGGCGACAGGGTGAACGTGAACCCAAAGGGCAGGGTCAAGGTGATGTTCATACAGGCCAGGTTTAAGGGCCTGCCCAACGAGCAAACTCTCGGCGCTCTGCTCAACGTTATCAGAGCAAGGGGCCTCACAAGGGTGGCCTTAGCTACAACAGTTCAATATGAGCCTGCCTACAGCAAGGTCCTCGAGTTCCTCAGGCGCAATGGCGTTGAAACGGTCACCTTTCGCGGTCCAGCGGAGTACTACGAGGAGGGCCAGGTGATAGGTTGCGACTACAGCTTCGTGCCAAGGCGTGTTGATGGCTTTGTAATTGTGAGCTCTGGCGAGTTCCACGCGCTAGGGCTTTACCTGGCAACACTTAAGCCCGTGATACAACTCGATGTCACCAGGGACTCTGTGAAGGATTTGACGGGGGCAGGCGAGAGGCTCTACGCTTCAAGGCTCTTCAGGGTCTCACAGGCTATGGATGCTTCCCGTTGGGGCGTTATAGTCGGAACTAAGACAGGCCAAAACAGG is part of the Acidilobus sp. 7A genome and encodes:
- the dph2 gene encoding diphthamide biosynthesis enzyme Dph2, translated to MRLECGDIPYYLEVPEGLRLKLSGLKAMLQLPDGLKQYSNIIAGCVSEYTGATVVVQGDSVFGACDLHYQELLQFNDIDAILHVGHTPYPDYLGDRVNVNPKGRVKVMFIQARFKGLPNEQTLGALLNVIRARGLTRVALATTVQYEPAYSKVLEFLRRNGVETVTFRGPAEYYEEGQVIGCDYSFVPRRVDGFVIVSSGEFHALGLYLATLKPVIQLDVTRDSVKDLTGAGERLYASRLFRVSQAMDASRWGVIVGTKTGQNRPWVVSALENVMKRRGVSYIEIYAGLLDRLTLANFDSDWYQAFVVTSCPRLPIDDFNDYQKPVLTPGEAFMALMRALSPYRFPW
- a CDS encoding PadR family transcriptional regulator, yielding MNGQDKKGGVNKAINRLLINMTVRTLWIYVLATLREGPTYPYHLKKIIRQKFSFSPPTVTLYTVVYKLEKDGLIEKTPDGMYRITEEGANALDMGSRLLLDMAHRVSRLSASAVTVEEAKASSNEGPQ